In Halococcus salifodinae DSM 8989, one DNA window encodes the following:
- a CDS encoding precorrin-8X methylmutase, which produces MTTDADGSTSAEKDEVEAYADLGATTENAMAIAETSMDRVRELVPDETLADRLRQKAVHATGDPEFQHLLRFTGDDEDEPVRAGARAVGEERPIVTDITMVKAGVTGRGHDCPVRKAIGNGADLAERTGMTRTAASVLELDSRGVYDGAVAVVGNAPTAALALADCIADGTRPAVVVATPVGFVKAAESRERLREVARENGVPTITNVGRRGGSGLAAGLTNELVHVASDVRNGEIDPL; this is translated from the coding sequence ATGACGACTGATGCGGATGGGAGCACGAGCGCCGAGAAGGACGAAGTCGAGGCGTACGCCGATCTCGGCGCGACAACCGAGAACGCGATGGCGATCGCCGAGACCAGTATGGATCGCGTGCGAGAACTCGTTCCCGACGAAACGCTCGCCGACCGGCTGCGCCAGAAAGCGGTCCACGCCACCGGCGATCCCGAGTTCCAGCATCTGCTGCGGTTCACCGGCGACGACGAGGACGAACCCGTCCGGGCTGGCGCGCGCGCAGTGGGCGAGGAGCGACCGATCGTGACCGACATCACGATGGTGAAAGCCGGCGTCACCGGCCGGGGCCACGACTGTCCGGTCCGCAAAGCGATCGGGAACGGGGCCGATCTCGCCGAGCGGACGGGGATGACCAGGACCGCGGCCTCGGTGCTCGAACTCGACAGTCGAGGGGTCTACGACGGCGCGGTCGCCGTGGTCGGGAACGCCCCCACGGCGGCGCTCGCGCTCGCGGACTGCATCGCTGACGGGACCCGACCAGCAGTCGTGGTCGCCACGCCGGTGGGATTCGTGAAGGCTGCCGAGAGCCGTGAGCGGCTTCGGGAGGTCGCGCGGGAGAACGGCGTCCCCACTATCACCAACGTCGGCCGCCGCGGCGGCAGCGGTCTCGCGGCCGGACTGACGAACGAACTCGTCCACGTCGCGAGCGACGTTCGAAACGGGGAGATCGATCCGCTGTGA
- a CDS encoding cobalt-precorrin-7 (C(5))-methyltransferase, producing the protein MNDADDLGDGRDPAAVAAAEPETEAGPDAAERPVDAVGIGPGNPEYLTPRGERAIREADVVVGFETVVEFVSGRTDADLLTCGYADEAATLDAFAERVADGERGTAVLMGDPNHSGYQFVGKVEAAVDRSVKIVPGISSLQIAASRARTPMEATTFVTLHKRGGIDADLQRLREAVGHRHLLVLPRPYDWMPGDVAGMLVEAGATPSLDALVFERLTHDDERVTRTTLGDLADEARNDAGGETAADSRFSDLSVLVVRAD; encoded by the coding sequence GTGAACGATGCCGACGATCTCGGCGACGGCCGCGACCCGGCAGCGGTCGCGGCCGCGGAGCCCGAAACCGAGGCAGGGCCCGACGCGGCCGAACGGCCGGTGGATGCCGTCGGTATCGGGCCGGGAAATCCCGAGTACCTGACGCCACGGGGCGAGCGCGCGATCCGCGAGGCCGACGTCGTCGTTGGGTTCGAGACGGTGGTAGAGTTCGTCAGTGGACGGACCGACGCCGATCTGCTGACCTGTGGGTACGCCGACGAGGCGGCGACGCTCGACGCGTTCGCCGAGCGGGTCGCCGACGGGGAGCGGGGCACGGCCGTCCTGATGGGCGATCCGAACCACTCGGGCTACCAGTTCGTCGGGAAGGTCGAGGCTGCGGTCGATCGCTCAGTAAAAATCGTGCCGGGGATCTCGTCGCTCCAGATCGCCGCCAGCCGTGCGCGGACGCCGATGGAGGCGACGACGTTCGTCACGCTCCACAAACGCGGTGGGATCGATGCCGACCTTCAGCGACTTCGCGAGGCCGTCGGTCACCGTCACCTGCTGGTGCTGCCGCGCCCGTACGACTGGATGCCGGGCGACGTTGCAGGGATGCTGGTCGAGGCCGGCGCAACCCCGTCGCTCGATGCACTCGTGTTCGAGCGGCTGACACACGACGACGAGCGAGTCACACGGACGACGCTCGGCGATCTCGCGGACGAGGCACGAAACGATGCGGGCGGCGAAACCGCAGCCGACTCTCGATTCTCCGATCTCTCGGTACTGGTCGTCCGGGCCGACTGA
- a CDS encoding sirohydrochlorin chelatase has protein sequence MTTEAILLVGRGAARTRTVLKTHAERLERRTGTTVRVATYEHEPVHELRDPLARIDAERVYAVPVRVAHTYETLDDLPAALSTIASDVRYCEPIGRSPAITDLIVERATALQPATPDVSLVLVGFGSSAKPYYRQMAAYHAARIDEGSDYGEVVACYLHQNPTVECVRYTIENDSAVAVPLFLTHTTATTEAIPAKLELDRGGIAYAEPFGDHPRVTDAIHAEVAKQRALTDGDRGDTSSGTFETRLTETRRPIATDGEGLVE, from the coding sequence ATGACAACCGAAGCGATCCTTCTCGTCGGCCGCGGTGCGGCGCGCACCCGAACCGTGCTGAAAACCCACGCGGAGCGGCTCGAACGCCGGACCGGGACCACGGTCCGTGTGGCAACGTACGAACACGAACCGGTACACGAGCTCCGGGACCCGCTGGCACGGATCGACGCCGAGCGGGTGTACGCAGTGCCGGTCCGTGTCGCCCACACCTACGAGACGCTCGACGACCTGCCCGCGGCGCTCTCGACGATCGCCAGCGACGTCCGGTACTGCGAGCCGATCGGCCGGAGTCCCGCAATCACCGACCTCATCGTCGAGCGGGCCACGGCGCTCCAACCGGCCACACCGGACGTCTCGCTGGTGCTCGTCGGGTTCGGGAGCAGCGCGAAGCCGTACTACCGACAGATGGCGGCGTACCACGCCGCACGGATCGACGAGGGGTCGGACTACGGCGAAGTAGTCGCCTGCTATCTCCACCAGAACCCGACCGTCGAGTGCGTCCGCTATACGATCGAAAACGATTCCGCGGTCGCAGTCCCGCTGTTTCTGACTCACACCACCGCAACCACCGAGGCGATCCCGGCAAAGCTCGAACTCGACCGCGGCGGGATCGCGTACGCCGAGCCGTTCGGCGATCACCCACGGGTCACCGATGCGATCCACGCCGAGGTCGCAAAACAGCGTGCCCTCACGGACGGCGACAGGGGCGACACGTCATCGGGAACGTTCGAAACGCGGCTCACCGAGACGCGTCGGCCGATCGCCACCGACGGCGAAGGACTCGTGGAGTAA
- the cobT gene encoding nicotinate mononucleotide-dependent phosphoribosyltransferase CobT, giving the protein MKFVVVAGSTATARIEGISAAGADSAVMAHTPSADCEIVAYGQPVCSPVVPVSPSGCPTPAVVTRAVRELARFETVVVDAGLAEPTAAPTVTVGEESGRDVRTARAVPEAREIFTAAEEYGRALPDDELVIGETIPGGTTTARCVLAALGERRATSSSLPENPIALKQQVVGEALDTAGIAAGGAAGTPIAAVRAVGDPVLAAVAGLVTGTTAGGTEVTLAGGTQLCAAAALARHAGVDAPLSLATTSFLAADDTADVEGLASDLDLDLTITDPGFDRESHPALDAYVAGEAKEGVGMGGALALAERAGIPMTDIRDRVVTIHDRLLATEPRVEP; this is encoded by the coding sequence ATGAAGTTCGTCGTCGTCGCCGGGAGCACGGCGACCGCACGGATCGAGGGGATCAGCGCCGCCGGTGCGGACTCGGCCGTGATGGCGCACACACCGAGCGCCGACTGCGAGATCGTCGCGTACGGCCAGCCGGTGTGTTCGCCGGTCGTCCCGGTCAGTCCATCGGGCTGTCCGACGCCCGCAGTCGTCACTCGTGCGGTCCGTGAACTCGCACGGTTCGAGACCGTCGTGGTCGATGCGGGACTCGCCGAACCGACCGCCGCGCCGACCGTCACGGTGGGCGAGGAGTCGGGACGGGACGTGCGGACAGCGCGGGCAGTTCCCGAAGCCCGAGAAATCTTCACGGCCGCCGAGGAGTACGGCCGGGCGCTCCCGGACGACGAGCTCGTGATCGGCGAGACGATCCCGGGCGGGACGACCACTGCGCGCTGTGTCCTCGCCGCGCTCGGCGAGCGCCGGGCGACCTCGTCGTCACTTCCCGAGAACCCGATCGCACTGAAGCAGCAGGTGGTCGGTGAGGCGCTCGATACTGCCGGGATCGCGGCCGGTGGGGCTGCCGGAACGCCGATCGCGGCGGTGCGGGCGGTCGGCGATCCGGTGCTCGCTGCGGTCGCGGGTCTCGTCACCGGGACGACCGCAGGTGGCACTGAGGTCACGCTCGCTGGCGGGACGCAGCTGTGTGCCGCCGCCGCACTCGCCCGCCACGCGGGCGTCGACGCGCCGCTCTCGCTCGCTACGACGTCGTTTCTCGCCGCCGACGACACTGCGGACGTCGAGGGGCTGGCAAGCGATCTCGACCTCGATCTGACGATCACCGATCCGGGCTTCGATCGAGAGTCACACCCCGCACTCGACGCCTACGTCGCGGGCGAAGCGAAGGAGGGCGTCGGGATGGGCGGCGCGCTCGCGCTGGCCGAGCGGGCAGGAATCCCGATGACCGACATCCGCGATCGCGTCGTCACGATCCACGACCGACTGCTGGCGACCGAGCCTCGGGTCGAACCATGA
- a CDS encoding cobyrinic acid a,c-diamide synthase yields MNGVVIGGTRSGVGKTVATLAVVRALEAAGHTVQPAKAGPDFIDPSHHTAVVGSARGSDDSGNVDGERPSRTLDVWLEGDEGLRRNYARGEGDICVVEGVMGLYDGDRSSTAMVAEALDLPVVLVVDASAGMESVAATAVGFERYAAHAGRDVDVVGIVAQRAHGGRHERGIREALPDDLAYFGRIPPEPDLEIPDRHLGLHMGDEAPIDLATLDEVATHLRTDRLIDVAREPPAVDSIDSGPAREKRVAVARDAAFRFVYPATMERLRARAEVVTFAPAAGDDVPQADGIYLPGGYPELHAAALADGPALATLRDRAGEGIPILGECGGMMALAESLTTVDGDTHEMAGVLPAAVEMCERYQALDHVELSACESTLTANANDTLRGHEFHYSEAAVDADARFAFDVERGEGIDGEHDGLTEYRTLGTYAHVHAESTAFDRFIDSL; encoded by the coding sequence ATGAACGGCGTCGTGATCGGCGGCACGCGATCCGGCGTCGGCAAAACCGTCGCCACGCTCGCGGTCGTCCGCGCGCTCGAAGCGGCGGGCCACACGGTCCAGCCCGCGAAGGCCGGCCCGGATTTCATCGATCCCAGCCACCACACCGCTGTCGTTGGTTCCGCTCGCGGTTCCGACGATTCCGGGAACGTCGACGGAGAGCGCCCCTCGCGCACCCTCGACGTCTGGCTCGAAGGGGATGAGGGACTCCGCCGGAACTACGCTCGTGGTGAGGGCGACATCTGCGTCGTTGAGGGCGTGATGGGGCTGTACGACGGCGACCGATCGAGTACGGCGATGGTCGCCGAAGCGCTCGATCTCCCCGTCGTGCTGGTCGTCGACGCGAGCGCCGGCATGGAGAGCGTCGCGGCGACCGCGGTCGGCTTCGAGCGCTACGCCGCCCACGCCGGGCGCGACGTCGACGTCGTGGGGATCGTCGCCCAGCGTGCCCACGGTGGCCGCCACGAGCGCGGGATCAGGGAGGCGTTGCCCGACGATCTCGCCTACTTCGGACGGATACCACCCGAACCCGATCTCGAAATCCCGGATCGTCACCTCGGTCTCCACATGGGTGACGAGGCACCGATCGACCTCGCGACGCTCGACGAGGTGGCGACACACCTCCGGACCGACCGACTGATCGACGTCGCCCGCGAACCACCCGCAGTCGATTCCATCGACTCGGGACCAGCCCGTGAGAAGCGCGTCGCGGTCGCGCGCGACGCGGCGTTCCGGTTCGTCTACCCCGCGACGATGGAGCGCCTCCGGGCGCGCGCCGAGGTCGTGACGTTCGCCCCGGCCGCGGGTGATGACGTGCCTCAAGCCGATGGGATCTACCTTCCAGGGGGCTATCCGGAGCTTCACGCCGCCGCACTCGCCGACGGGCCGGCACTCGCCACCCTCCGCGACCGCGCCGGGGAGGGCATCCCGATCCTTGGAGAATGCGGCGGGATGATGGCGCTCGCCGAATCGCTCACGACCGTCGACGGCGACACCCACGAAATGGCCGGTGTGCTCCCCGCTGCGGTCGAAATGTGCGAGCGCTACCAAGCGCTCGATCACGTCGAACTCAGTGCGTGCGAATCGACGCTGACCGCGAACGCGAACGACACCCTCCGCGGTCACGAGTTCCACTACTCGGAGGCGGCCGTCGACGCGGACGCGCGCTTCGCCTTCGACGTCGAGCGTGGCGAGGGGATCGACGGAGAGCACGACGGGCTCACGGAGTACCGAACGCTCGGCACCTACGCCCACGTCCACGCTGAGAGCACCGCGTTCGATCGATTCATCGACTCGCTATGA
- a CDS encoding CobD/CbiB family cobalamin biosynthesis protein, translated as MSLAAVGALAVGFVLDTAFEEFPQRVHPVALFGRVVAPLDRSWSHPRLVGTGSTLCLPIGAAAIAGVATALAVAVGPIVGSAVAGLAVFATTSLARLTSVAEDVIDQTTTDPAAARGSIRALVGRKTDDLTPAQLRSAAVESAAENLADGLVAPLLAFALGARVSLAVGVAGAAWVKAVNTLDSMLGYRSKPVGGASARLDDLVMWLPARASAALLALAGRSPRALARGHEWSNTPTSPNSGWPMATLAAVLDVRLEKYGAYVLNPDADLPSVERAREGVRVVGITGVVAFVLCGVITWS; from the coding sequence ATGAGTCTCGCAGCCGTCGGAGCGCTCGCCGTCGGCTTCGTGCTCGACACCGCGTTCGAGGAGTTCCCACAGCGCGTCCATCCGGTCGCGTTGTTCGGGCGAGTCGTCGCGCCGCTCGACCGGTCGTGGTCGCACCCGCGACTCGTCGGGACGGGAAGCACACTCTGTCTGCCGATCGGTGCTGCCGCGATCGCGGGGGTCGCCACCGCCCTTGCGGTCGCCGTCGGACCGATCGTCGGCAGCGCGGTCGCGGGTCTCGCGGTGTTCGCCACGACGAGCCTGGCGCGACTGACGTCGGTCGCGGAGGACGTGATCGATCAAACCACGACCGACCCGGCGGCTGCTCGGGGATCGATCCGGGCGCTCGTCGGACGGAAGACCGACGATCTCACCCCGGCTCAGCTCCGGAGCGCGGCGGTCGAGAGCGCGGCCGAGAACCTCGCCGATGGACTGGTTGCGCCGTTGCTGGCGTTCGCGCTCGGCGCGCGCGTCTCGCTCGCGGTTGGCGTGGCGGGCGCGGCGTGGGTGAAGGCGGTCAACACGCTCGACTCGATGCTTGGCTACCGCTCGAAGCCAGTCGGTGGGGCGAGCGCGCGGCTCGACGACCTCGTGATGTGGCTTCCGGCCCGCGCGAGCGCCGCGCTGCTCGCGCTCGCCGGTCGGTCACCGCGTGCGCTGGCCCGCGGCCACGAGTGGAGCAACACACCCACCTCCCCCAACTCGGGCTGGCCGATGGCGACGCTCGCCGCGGTTCTCGATGTCCGTCTCGAAAAGTACGGTGCGTACGTCCTCAACCCGGACGCCGACCTGCCGAGCGTCGAGCGGGCGCGCGAGGGGGTTCGGGTCGTCGGGATCACAGGAGTAGTCGCGTTCGTCCTCTGCGGGGTGATCACGTGGTCCTGA
- the cobS gene encoding adenosylcobinamide-GDP ribazoletransferase, with product MVLTALRGALGFLSRLPVGRDADAWTAFAERPIAFPLAGYVIGALVGLPLLVPGPSATVGIVFAVGVYAVTGINHVDGVADLGDALAVHGDAAARREVMKDTTLGVGGALAVALVVAGLVAAGSAIAVLPARTALLAIAAEVGAKAGMASLVCVGSSPHDGLGAGFTTNANPWALAPVWLLALPAVFLAWPAVMPAVTALLAAAIMAVVVLRWARSNLGGVSGDVLGATNEIARVAALHAGVIAWTHW from the coding sequence GTGGTCCTGACAGCGCTCCGGGGTGCGCTCGGCTTCCTCTCGCGACTCCCCGTCGGGCGCGACGCCGACGCGTGGACGGCGTTCGCCGAGCGGCCGATCGCCTTCCCGCTCGCCGGGTACGTCATCGGCGCGCTCGTCGGTCTTCCACTTCTCGTCCCCGGACCGTCCGCCACGGTCGGGATCGTGTTCGCCGTCGGCGTCTACGCCGTGACGGGGATCAACCACGTCGACGGCGTGGCGGACCTCGGCGATGCGCTCGCGGTCCACGGCGACGCGGCCGCGCGGCGCGAGGTCATGAAGGACACCACGCTCGGCGTCGGTGGCGCGCTCGCGGTCGCGCTGGTCGTGGCCGGCCTCGTCGCCGCGGGGAGTGCGATCGCGGTGCTGCCGGCACGGACCGCGCTTCTTGCCATCGCTGCGGAGGTGGGCGCGAAGGCCGGAATGGCGAGCCTGGTCTGCGTCGGCTCGTCACCCCACGACGGGCTCGGCGCGGGATTCACGACGAACGCCAACCCGTGGGCGCTGGCTCCGGTCTGGCTGCTCGCCCTGCCGGCAGTCTTCCTCGCGTGGCCCGCAGTGATGCCCGCCGTGACAGCGCTCCTCGCTGCCGCGATCATGGCGGTCGTCGTGCTCCGGTGGGCACGGTCAAATCTCGGTGGCGTTTCGGGCGATGTCCTCGGCGCGACCAACGAGATCGCGCGCGTCGCGGCGCTCCACGCGGGGGTGATCGCGTGGACGCACTGGTGA
- a CDS encoding NTP transferase domain-containing protein, producing MCGGRGTRLDAGTEKPLYEIGGRPMVDRVIGALRASRVEAIHAVGSSNAPRTRDHLDPDRFDATRDETRRHDPPVESFVEAPGEGYVADLAAALDSIDPPVLTVAADLPLLAGESVDRVLDAFDGDSLAVCVPVILKRALGVSVDTTMEHDGRTLAPTGINVVAGDAETTLVSRDERLAVNVNRRADAQVAEALT from the coding sequence ATGTGCGGCGGTCGCGGGACTCGTCTCGACGCCGGCACCGAGAAGCCGCTGTACGAGATCGGCGGCCGGCCGATGGTCGATCGCGTGATCGGCGCGCTCCGTGCCAGCCGGGTCGAGGCGATCCACGCGGTCGGATCGTCGAACGCGCCACGGACGCGCGACCATCTCGATCCCGACCGTTTCGACGCCACCCGGGACGAGACTCGACGCCACGACCCGCCCGTCGAGTCGTTCGTCGAAGCTCCCGGCGAGGGCTACGTCGCCGATCTCGCTGCCGCACTCGATTCGATCGATCCGCCCGTGCTGACGGTCGCGGCGGACCTGCCGCTGCTCGCGGGCGAAAGTGTGGATCGCGTTCTCGACGCGTTCGACGGCGACTCGCTTGCGGTCTGCGTTCCCGTCATTCTCAAGCGCGCACTCGGCGTGAGCGTCGACACGACGATGGAACACGACGGACGAACGCTCGCACCAACCGGGATCAACGTCGTCGCGGGCGACGCCGAAACGACGCTCGTGAGCCGCGACGAGCGCCTCGCGGTCAACGTCAACCGGCGTGCGGACGCCCAGGTTGCGGAGGCGCTCACATGA
- a CDS encoding aminotransferase class I/II-fold pyridoxal phosphate-dependent enzyme, which produces MNLDDALGVDRAPHGSSDDPELVDFSANTNPRVPEGVEGIYRDAFAESRSYPSEPPADYRDAAAAYVDCQPDEVIPTPGGLAAIRSAVDLAVSPGDSVLVPFPSFGEYAREVRLQGGEPAFVPHDAVLDVGRDDLAEHALAIVCNPNNPTGETYDPAALDGFAARCRDAGTLLLVDEAFLGFTGRPSLAGTRGVVVARSLTKLFGLPGLRAGFAVATDEYGEALTAARRPWNVSGPALATGAYCMRQTDFVAQTRERVRTERSRFHDALSAQFDVHPSDAPFLLFDVRDRDVDWLLEHARERGLALRDARTFRGLDSHIRIAVRLPEENDRLIEVLGDV; this is translated from the coding sequence ATGAATCTCGACGACGCGCTCGGCGTCGATAGAGCGCCACACGGCAGCAGCGACGATCCCGAGCTGGTGGATTTCAGCGCCAACACCAACCCACGAGTGCCCGAGGGAGTCGAGGGGATCTACCGCGACGCGTTCGCCGAGTCGAGATCGTACCCGTCTGAACCACCCGCCGACTACCGCGACGCCGCGGCGGCGTACGTCGACTGCCAGCCGGACGAGGTGATCCCGACGCCCGGCGGCCTCGCGGCCATCCGCTCGGCCGTCGATCTCGCGGTCTCGCCCGGCGACTCGGTGCTGGTTCCGTTCCCGAGTTTCGGAGAGTACGCCCGCGAGGTCCGCCTCCAGGGTGGTGAGCCGGCGTTCGTTCCCCACGACGCGGTGCTCGACGTCGGCAGGGATGATCTCGCGGAGCACGCTCTCGCGATCGTCTGCAACCCGAACAACCCGACCGGCGAGACGTACGACCCCGCTGCCCTCGACGGGTTCGCGGCGCGGTGTCGCGACGCCGGAACTCTGCTACTCGTCGACGAGGCGTTTCTCGGGTTCACCGGTCGGCCGTCGCTCGCCGGGACGCGGGGCGTCGTGGTCGCGCGGTCGCTGACCAAGCTGTTCGGGCTGCCAGGCCTCCGGGCCGGGTTCGCGGTCGCCACGGACGAGTATGGGGAAGCGCTGACCGCCGCGCGCCGGCCGTGGAACGTGAGTGGACCGGCGCTGGCGACCGGCGCGTACTGCATGCGCCAGACCGATTTCGTCGCACAAACCCGAGAGCGTGTCCGTACGGAGCGGTCCCGGTTCCACGATGCGCTCTCCGCGCAGTTCGACGTTCATCCGTCCGACGCGCCGTTCCTGCTGTTCGATGTCCGCGATCGCGACGTCGATTGGCTCCTCGAACACGCCCGTGAGCGCGGCCTCGCCCTTCGGGATGCCCGGACGTTCCGCGGGCTCGACTCACACATTCGGATCGCCGTGCGGCTTCCCGAGGAGAACGACCGGCTGATCGAGGTGCTCGGGGATGTTTGA
- a CDS encoding adenosylcobinamide amidohydrolase: MFEASVEAGVLQLVKRDTDWLSTGWDGGFERADAAYNVSVPEGWSRTDLGIYVAERRDQAGFDLSGPALLTGVDLQHARGARLDSVVAYATAGVSNPAALPQEPSSSPARDADVDDRADEPDGVGTVNIVLGTTRALDDAGLANLLAVAVEAKTATLLAVTGFPGTTTDAVVAGCDPNGDPAQFTGSATPVGAAARACVREAVRASLASRYEHRELPSSVADAEYGVVTDRRAEVFSP, translated from the coding sequence ATGTTTGAGGCGAGCGTCGAGGCGGGCGTCCTCCAGCTCGTGAAGCGGGACACCGACTGGCTCTCGACGGGCTGGGACGGCGGGTTCGAGCGCGCGGACGCCGCCTACAACGTCTCGGTGCCCGAGGGCTGGAGCCGAACTGATCTCGGGATCTACGTCGCGGAACGGCGCGACCAGGCAGGGTTCGATCTTTCGGGACCGGCGCTGCTCACCGGCGTCGACCTGCAACACGCCCGCGGCGCACGACTCGACTCGGTCGTGGCGTACGCCACCGCGGGCGTGTCGAACCCCGCCGCGCTCCCTCAGGAGCCCTCGTCGTCTCCCGCCCGGGATGCCGATGTCGACGATCGAGCCGACGAACCGGACGGCGTCGGCACGGTCAACATCGTACTCGGAACCACGCGAGCACTCGACGACGCCGGGCTCGCGAACCTGCTCGCGGTCGCCGTCGAGGCGAAGACCGCGACGCTGCTCGCGGTGACGGGCTTTCCGGGGACGACCACCGACGCGGTCGTCGCGGGCTGCGATCCCAACGGCGACCCCGCACAGTTCACCGGCAGTGCGACCCCGGTCGGGGCCGCGGCGCGCGCCTGCGTCCGCGAGGCGGTGCGTGCGAGCCTCGCGTCGCGGTACGAGCACCGCGAACTCCCGTCGAGCGTGGCCGACGCCGAGTACGGCGTCGTTACCGACCGGCGAGCCGAGGTGTTCTCGCCGTGA
- a CDS encoding cob(I)yrinic acid a,c-diamide adenosyltransferase, producing MTDDTTNDSSDTDRDAQHRRTPGEGKTPKAEAIEPAAPEEFGLVSAWWGDGKGKTTAALGMGFRAAGHGYRVHLLQFMKGGAASVESTRGEYNAIEAVPGFTYENSGHYGWHGLLDGSADDEHAARAQGALERARELVAAAEEADLTAPLALDSEPDDGVHHLILDEILYAANRDLVDPDAVADLVDDKPANLELVLTGGHERPAIADRADLVTNVRKEAHPFDAGHRARKGTEF from the coding sequence ATGACCGACGACACTACTAACGACAGCTCCGACACCGACCGCGACGCACAGCACCGCCGAACCCCCGGCGAGGGGAAGACACCAAAAGCCGAGGCGATCGAACCCGCTGCTCCCGAGGAGTTCGGCCTGGTTTCGGCGTGGTGGGGCGACGGAAAGGGCAAGACCACCGCCGCGCTCGGGATGGGATTCCGGGCCGCGGGCCACGGCTACCGGGTTCACCTCCTCCAGTTCATGAAAGGTGGCGCGGCGAGTGTCGAGTCGACCCGCGGCGAGTACAACGCGATCGAGGCCGTCCCGGGGTTCACCTACGAGAACTCCGGCCACTACGGCTGGCACGGTCTGCTCGACGGATCGGCCGACGACGAGCACGCCGCGCGAGCCCAGGGCGCGCTCGAACGCGCCCGCGAACTCGTCGCCGCGGCCGAGGAGGCCGACCTCACCGCACCACTCGCGCTCGACAGCGAGCCCGACGACGGCGTCCACCACCTGATCCTCGACGAGATCCTGTACGCAGCGAACCGCGATCTCGTCGATCCCGACGCGGTCGCCGACCTCGTCGACGACAAGCCCGCAAACCTCGAACTCGTCCTCACGGGCGGTCACGAACGGCCGGCGATCGCCGACCGCGCTGATCTCGTCACGAACGTCCGGAAGGAGGCCCATCCGTTCGACGCGGGCCATCGCGCACGGAAGGGAACGGAGTTCTAA
- a CDS encoding SatD family protein: MVIGDVVDSRSVDDREILHRDLERGVEYANDALTDQVVAPFVILKGVDEIGGVLPDPGRVYRVIREITEAIHPTAIRFAVVQGRIDVGASKSDIVSMDGPAFHEADTLLDTIAHENQAIALSDPDVDPWLRQLITHQIDLLLAWKQKWTSHQGAVVRQYRNESQMKAIAEQRDVSIQTVSQTLSRTGIERIMRTEKSLEKAMVEVWRDST; this comes from the coding sequence GTGGTGATCGGTGATGTCGTTGACTCCAGATCGGTCGATGACCGGGAAATACTCCACCGTGATCTCGAGCGAGGAGTGGAGTACGCAAACGATGCGTTGACAGACCAGGTAGTTGCTCCGTTTGTCATATTGAAGGGTGTGGACGAAATAGGTGGTGTATTGCCGGATCCAGGCCGAGTGTATCGTGTGATTCGAGAAATAACTGAGGCTATTCATCCGACAGCTATTCGATTTGCAGTTGTACAGGGGCGAATCGACGTGGGTGCCTCAAAAAGCGACATCGTGTCGATGGATGGGCCCGCGTTCCACGAGGCTGACACACTACTGGATACGATCGCTCACGAAAATCAAGCAATCGCACTTTCAGATCCCGATGTCGATCCGTGGCTCCGGCAACTGATAACCCATCAAATTGACCTATTACTTGCTTGGAAGCAGAAGTGGACCTCGCATCAGGGTGCCGTTGTCCGGCAGTACCGAAACGAGTCACAGATGAAGGCTATTGCCGAACAGCGTGACGTATCTATCCAAACAGTGTCACAGACTCTTTCACGGACAGGAATCGAACGAATTATGCGAACCGAGAAGAGCCTTGAAAAAGCAATGGTGGAGGTATGGAGAGATTCGACGTGA